From Spirosoma agri, one genomic window encodes:
- a CDS encoding class I SAM-dependent methyltransferase, whose amino-acid sequence MNILEKEYNEKDAAYFAHERNEMLKYIPKHVKYVLDVGCSSGSFGSSVKKEFNCEVWGIEPDKRASEKAELVLDKVYNTIFSADINLNNQKFDCIFFNDVLEHLINPFEALELCKSYLSEGGVIIASVPNIRFFDAIYHILVHKDFHYVNAGIFDKTHLRFFTKKSAERMFLEANYKIKVIEGINSIKELNYKGYKNFRILNKILLNSISDMEYLQFAVVAHL is encoded by the coding sequence ATGAATATATTGGAGAAGGAATACAATGAAAAAGATGCCGCCTATTTTGCGCATGAACGTAATGAGATGCTAAAATATATACCGAAACACGTAAAATATGTTTTAGATGTAGGTTGTAGCAGCGGATCGTTTGGTAGTTCTGTCAAAAAAGAATTTAATTGTGAAGTTTGGGGTATTGAGCCGGACAAAAGGGCATCCGAAAAAGCTGAGCTAGTTTTAGATAAAGTTTATAATACTATTTTTAGTGCCGATATTAATTTAAACAATCAAAAATTCGATTGTATATTCTTCAATGATGTTTTAGAACATTTAATCAACCCATTTGAAGCTCTCGAATTATGTAAATCCTATTTATCTGAAGGAGGAGTTATAATTGCATCTGTTCCTAATATAAGATTTTTTGATGCAATCTACCATATCTTGGTTCATAAAGATTTCCATTATGTTAACGCCGGTATTTTTGACAAAACTCATTTAAGATTTTTTACAAAGAAAAGCGCTGAAAGAATGTTTTTAGAGGCTAACTATAAGATAAAGGTAATAGAAGGAATTAACTCTATTAAGGAATTGAATTATAAGGGGTACAAAAATTTCAGAATCTTAAATAAAATTCTTCTTAATAGCATATCTGATATGGAATACCTACAATTCGCTGTTGTTGCACACCTCTGA
- a CDS encoding transposase, which produces MVDAQALSGVIYPKNGLTGRPFIITAPVAQFERWKQDGTFERINSTLNQLDREGGGKEAHPSVLSIDKQSVKLNPMICEYRGIDANKRVNGRKRQFVVDTQGRLWIAAVHAANQGDGPAAVSLVGDILWRVGERLEKVYGDQPDNGVFAKALVDWGIYRTSDPVRESFSAGIDSGFRTYRQAMGCGTEYCLDESHGRPRSSAESSKITSIRYYLR; this is translated from the coding sequence ATGGTTGATGCACAGGCGCTCAGTGGCGTAATCTACCCGAAGAATGGCCTAACTGGCAGGCCGTTTATTATTACCGCACCGGTGGCCCAGTTTGAGCGATGGAAACAGGATGGCACCTTCGAGCGAATCAATTCGACGCTGAATCAACTGGATCGTGAAGGGGGCGGCAAAGAAGCTCACCCATCGGTGTTATCAATTGATAAACAAAGCGTTAAGTTAAATCCTATGATCTGCGAGTATCGAGGTATAGATGCCAATAAACGCGTCAACGGCCGTAAACGACAGTTTGTGGTCGATACACAAGGTCGACTCTGGATAGCCGCTGTTCATGCTGCCAATCAGGGCGATGGGCCTGCTGCGGTTTCACTAGTTGGCGATATTCTTTGGCGAGTGGGCGAACGGTTAGAAAAAGTGTATGGAGACCAGCCGGACAACGGAGTTTTTGCCAAGGCCTTAGTTGATTGGGGTATTTATCGCACCAGCGACCCGGTTCGAGAAAGCTTCTCGGCCGGAATCGACTCAGGGTTTCGTACCTATCGCCAAGCGATGGGTTGTGGAACGGAGTATTGCCTGGACGAATCGCACGGGCGACCCCGTTCTTCCGCCGAATCGTCAAAGATTACGAGTATACGCTATTATCTACGGTGA
- a CDS encoding beta strand repeat-containing protein, which yields MKIFLFAFSFCSLSLTVFAQTNFVATTPSSTTPGSDNTLVGVGAGNLNMSGASNLFIGRGTGIQNMAGTQNAFLGALAGNQNTSGQNNSFVGYRSGFSNSTGNNNTFLGSGAGYTNGTGYNNAFAGYNAGYFNSQGNYNAFFGSGAGYANSQGSSNTFIGADAGSANTTGSGNTYMGSLSGASGNNTAQNTFVGANTGSSNTGIANTFLGFQAGQNNQSGAYNVFIGSSAGANNTAGLSNMFLGQQAGFNNTTGNYNLFMGNSSGSATTTGIGNTAIGDGSLLRNSTGIHNSAIGQYAGVESKGDENVFIGFAADVTPATPNLTNVVAIGARARVSQSNSIVLGAGANVGIGTSAPANKLEITQGNSGNSGLRFTNLTASSTASAVNQTKFLTVNAQGDVILGSLNGSARIGADDVSDNWQVIGENIQNSNTGGVVIGPGISKTPAGYRLYVADGVLTEKVKVAVRSTNDWSDRVFEKGYRLKSLSDVETFIRQSKHLPGVPSAEEVVKEGVDVGQMQAKLLEKVEELTLYVINLKKQNDALTRKSAQLEHRLNKLNTKRK from the coding sequence GTGAAAATTTTTTTATTTGCATTTAGCTTTTGTTCCTTAAGTTTGACTGTTTTCGCTCAAACAAATTTTGTAGCCACTACACCTTCTTCGACTACTCCAGGGTCTGACAACACTTTGGTAGGGGTAGGAGCGGGAAATTTGAATATGAGCGGAGCCAGTAATTTATTCATTGGCCGTGGAACCGGCATTCAGAACATGGCTGGCACTCAAAATGCATTTTTGGGGGCTTTGGCTGGCAACCAGAATACGTCTGGTCAGAACAATTCTTTCGTGGGATACAGGTCGGGCTTCAGCAACAGTACGGGTAATAATAATACCTTTTTAGGGTCTGGGGCTGGCTATACGAATGGAACAGGTTATAACAATGCGTTTGCCGGCTATAACGCCGGGTACTTTAATTCACAGGGCAATTACAACGCGTTTTTCGGCAGCGGTGCCGGTTATGCTAACTCGCAAGGTAGCAGTAACACATTCATAGGAGCTGATGCTGGAAGTGCAAATACCACAGGGTCAGGCAATACCTATATGGGGTCGCTGTCAGGTGCGTCAGGTAATAATACAGCTCAAAATACCTTCGTTGGCGCTAACACGGGATCAAGTAATACCGGAATCGCAAATACATTTCTTGGATTTCAAGCAGGTCAGAATAATCAGTCTGGCGCCTATAACGTGTTTATTGGCTCATCGGCTGGTGCAAACAATACTGCAGGACTCAGTAATATGTTTCTAGGTCAGCAGGCAGGATTCAATAATACAACAGGTAACTACAACTTGTTTATGGGTAACAGCTCCGGAAGCGCTACCACAACTGGGATTGGAAATACTGCTATTGGAGATGGATCTTTACTGCGAAACAGTACAGGTATTCATAATTCTGCAATTGGTCAGTACGCAGGTGTTGAAAGTAAGGGAGATGAAAACGTCTTTATTGGTTTTGCTGCTGATGTAACGCCAGCTACCCCAAATTTGACAAATGTAGTCGCCATTGGTGCGCGAGCCAGAGTCAGTCAAAGTAACAGTATAGTATTAGGTGCCGGAGCAAATGTAGGTATTGGTACATCCGCTCCGGCTAATAAGTTGGAAATCACCCAAGGAAATTCGGGCAATAGTGGTTTACGCTTTACTAATTTGACTGCCTCCTCTACCGCTAGTGCTGTTAACCAAACAAAATTCTTAACAGTTAACGCGCAGGGAGATGTTATTCTGGGGAGCTTAAATGGTTCAGCGCGGATAGGTGCCGATGACGTATCTGATAATTGGCAGGTAATTGGTGAGAACATTCAAAATAGCAATACTGGTGGAGTTGTTATTGGCCCGGGAATCAGTAAAACTCCCGCGGGTTACCGGTTATACGTGGCTGATGGTGTATTGACAGAAAAAGTAAAAGTGGCTGTTAGAAGCACAAACGATTGGTCTGACCGGGTTTTTGAGAAGGGTTATCGATTAAAAAGCTTATCAGATGTTGAAACGTTTATTCGCCAATCGAAGCATTTGCCTGGAGTTCCATCGGCAGAGGAAGTTGTTAAGGAAGGTGTCGATGTAGGACAAATGCAGGCTAAACTACTTGAGAAAGTGGAAGAATTAACCTTGTACGTTATCAATCTGAAAAAGCAAAACGATGCTTTAACTCGGAAAAGCGCTCAATTGGAACATCGTCTTAACAAATTGAATACTAAACGCAAATAA
- a CDS encoding T9SS type A sorting domain-containing protein — MKLLFLLLGCGFAVNSMGQAPANNLRVQLSYERAGQYIQQAVETIEAVNVIGTASTVDYKAGRSVTLSTGFEAKLGSTFTAAIQPIIGANELALELKAYPNPFDHSTKIDYLLPADGKVNLWIIDTQGKVVGQLVKEENQSAGRHQIEWKPQNIDAGVYIPIIEANQQKVTSRLIKK; from the coding sequence ATGAAACTATTATTTTTACTATTAGGATGTGGATTCGCTGTAAATAGCATGGGGCAGGCACCTGCCAATAACCTGCGTGTTCAATTGAGTTATGAACGAGCTGGTCAGTATATTCAGCAAGCCGTTGAAACAATAGAAGCTGTAAATGTAATTGGCACGGCTAGCACTGTTGATTACAAGGCTGGTCGTTCCGTAACGCTATCAACTGGTTTTGAAGCTAAATTAGGGAGCACATTCACCGCAGCTATCCAGCCAATAATTGGAGCTAATGAACTCGCGTTGGAGCTGAAAGCTTACCCCAATCCGTTCGATCATTCCACAAAAATAGATTATCTTCTCCCTGCTGACGGTAAAGTGAACCTATGGATAATAGATACACAGGGGAAAGTTGTTGGTCAGTTGGTGAAAGAAGAAAACCAATCTGCCGGTAGACACCAAATCGAGTGGAAACCCCAAAACATAGATGCTGGCGTGTATATTCCTATTATAGAGGCCAATCAACAAAAAGTAACAAGTCGTCTTATCAAAAAATAA
- a CDS encoding capsule assembly Wzi family protein: MHFRLKSGLLLCFVSASIILKAQSLRRPNHYSAEVGTYTSSSTETPFWLRANQYGIVPNRSSALTFRAGVYSDYDSARHSTGHWHDSKFDFGYGLNVVVNNSPNQLAYENTVLLPEAYVKVRRGIFELYIGRQREKFGLADSTLSTGSYAWSGNAMPVPKIQISIPVFTPIGFTKGWLAVQGTFAHGYLDAKGYIKNTMLHQKSLYLRLGRERDPIRIYGGINHQAVWGGQATDPTGIPGTIPVGGKLPNGLLNYFYVVTTLNSGRTDPQQYSFFDMTNRVGNHLGSVDMAVELDLVRHTLYLYRQNLYEDGSLFYLINIADGLNGLRIRRNDPDALVRDILFEFLNTTSQGGPEFIIDDPDKRGKDDYFNHQQYRDGWAYRQHTIGTPFIAPALGPQDQYPYGTFTANNRMYVFHTGLAGSLPWRGTMLAGLISYQIKLSYSRNLGTYDNPYQPIRNQFSGYASIVTPLAILGGINLTGSIAIDEGKLYQNGVGGYISLKKNWLSR; this comes from the coding sequence ATGCACTTCCGCTTAAAGTCGGGTCTTTTACTCTGTTTTGTTAGTGCCTCCATTATTTTAAAAGCACAATCTCTACGTCGACCTAATCACTACTCGGCTGAAGTAGGAACATACACTTCTTCATCAACCGAAACCCCGTTTTGGCTGAGGGCCAATCAATACGGTATTGTGCCGAATCGATCGTCAGCGTTGACATTCCGGGCTGGAGTATATAGCGATTATGATAGTGCCCGTCATAGCACTGGACACTGGCATGATTCAAAGTTTGACTTTGGCTATGGATTAAATGTAGTGGTCAACAATTCCCCAAATCAATTAGCGTATGAAAATACGGTTTTATTGCCAGAAGCGTACGTGAAAGTACGTCGGGGTATTTTTGAGTTATACATTGGGCGACAACGGGAGAAGTTTGGTCTGGCAGATTCAACGTTATCAACAGGCTCATACGCGTGGTCTGGCAATGCGATGCCAGTTCCTAAGATTCAGATTTCCATACCTGTCTTTACGCCTATTGGTTTTACGAAAGGCTGGCTTGCGGTTCAGGGAACGTTTGCGCATGGTTATCTGGATGCTAAAGGGTATATCAAAAATACCATGTTACATCAGAAATCACTGTATCTACGATTAGGGCGGGAACGGGATCCCATACGTATCTACGGAGGTATTAATCATCAAGCCGTTTGGGGTGGGCAAGCTACAGATCCTACAGGCATCCCAGGTACAATACCAGTAGGAGGCAAGTTACCGAATGGATTGTTGAACTATTTTTACGTGGTTACGACACTTAACTCCGGCCGTACTGATCCACAGCAATATAGCTTTTTTGATATGACAAACCGAGTTGGTAACCATTTGGGTTCGGTAGATATGGCGGTCGAACTGGATCTTGTTCGTCATACACTGTATTTATACCGTCAGAATTTATATGAAGATGGGTCGTTATTTTATTTGATCAACATTGCTGATGGGTTAAATGGATTACGCATTCGTAGGAATGATCCCGATGCTCTGGTCCGTGATATTCTGTTCGAGTTTTTGAACACCACCAGTCAGGGCGGCCCTGAATTTATTATCGATGATCCTGACAAACGGGGCAAAGATGATTATTTTAATCACCAGCAGTATCGAGATGGTTGGGCTTATCGACAGCATACGATCGGCACACCGTTCATCGCACCCGCACTCGGACCGCAGGATCAGTATCCGTATGGCACCTTTACCGCCAATAACAGAATGTATGTTTTTCATACAGGGCTCGCTGGCAGCCTGCCATGGCGAGGAACTATGCTGGCAGGCTTGATTTCGTACCAAATCAAGCTATCGTATAGTCGAAATCTAGGTACATATGATAATCCCTATCAACCTATCCGAAATCAATTTTCGGGATATGCCAGTATAGTAACCCCCCTCGCTATTCTAGGGGGTATCAATTTGACCGGGAGTATTGCTATTGATGAGGGAAAGCTCTATCAAAATGGGGTAGGAGGATATATCAGTTTGAAAAAAAACTGGTTATCTAGATAA
- a CDS encoding sugar transferase produces the protein MRHRYSILFFPLHIIVDFLSLNAAFVGAYGIKFGTINPIFEPPYATLWWVFNLIWLAEILLFKPYIFPRQLFKADHLIKKLFILMAVHVAVLAIYWVAVKGYYYSREHIAITYGIFAVLGMAFRIGGLIFLKEYRARGYNNRKYIVVGYGKLATTIRGFYDAHPEMGFHFYGYFDEPTAETSDLLRGNYNELLDYVRLNQIDCVYCCMPYIDNSRLKDIVDDAEDVDYQVKLLVDFRGFLARGASVEYHDFLPVLNLSSQMLVDFQVNTLKRGFDIVFSLGIISLGLPFFVLVAIVTWLSSKGPVLYAQERIGREGRPFLIYKFRSMYVNAEQGGPVLSGGDRDNRITPWGRFMRQTRLDELPQFYNVLRGDMSVVGPRPERQFFIDQIVEVAPEYRTLLKVKPGITSIGQIKFGYAASIEEMVQRLRYDLLYPERRSFLFDIWIIAQTVRVMVQGRGK, from the coding sequence ATGAGGCATCGCTATTCCATATTATTCTTTCCGCTTCACATTATTGTCGACTTCCTAAGCCTGAACGCGGCTTTTGTAGGGGCGTATGGAATAAAGTTTGGAACAATCAATCCTATTTTCGAGCCACCTTATGCCACCTTATGGTGGGTCTTTAACTTAATTTGGCTGGCTGAAATCTTACTGTTTAAGCCTTATATTTTCCCTCGGCAGCTATTCAAAGCCGACCATTTAATCAAAAAGTTATTTATATTGATGGCCGTACATGTAGCCGTGTTGGCTATTTACTGGGTGGCTGTAAAAGGTTATTATTACTCAAGAGAGCATATCGCTATTACGTATGGGATATTTGCTGTATTGGGTATGGCCTTTCGTATTGGGGGGCTGATATTCCTGAAAGAATACCGGGCTCGGGGCTATAATAATCGAAAATACATAGTAGTCGGATATGGTAAATTAGCCACGACGATCAGAGGGTTTTATGACGCTCATCCCGAGATGGGATTTCATTTTTACGGTTACTTTGACGAACCGACAGCTGAAACATCGGACTTGCTTAGAGGTAATTATAACGAATTGCTGGATTATGTTCGTCTTAATCAGATAGACTGCGTTTATTGTTGTATGCCTTACATTGATAATAGTCGTCTAAAAGATATTGTAGATGATGCAGAAGATGTCGATTATCAGGTAAAACTATTGGTTGATTTCAGGGGATTTCTAGCACGTGGAGCTTCTGTCGAATACCACGACTTTCTGCCAGTTCTGAATTTGTCTTCGCAGATGCTGGTTGATTTTCAGGTGAATACCCTCAAACGCGGATTTGATATTGTGTTCTCCTTGGGAATAATAAGCTTAGGATTACCCTTTTTTGTATTGGTTGCTATTGTTACGTGGCTGAGCTCCAAAGGCCCAGTTCTTTATGCACAAGAACGCATTGGTCGTGAAGGGCGACCATTTCTCATCTATAAGTTTCGTAGCATGTATGTAAATGCGGAACAAGGGGGCCCAGTATTGTCAGGAGGAGATCGAGATAACCGGATTACGCCTTGGGGGCGTTTTATGCGGCAAACACGTTTGGATGAGTTACCCCAGTTTTATAATGTACTCCGCGGTGATATGTCAGTGGTGGGGCCAAGACCTGAACGGCAGTTTTTTATCGACCAGATTGTAGAGGTTGCTCCTGAATACAGGACACTCCTGAAGGTAAAGCCGGGTATCACGTCTATCGGGCAGATCAAGTTTGGCTACGCAGCCAGTATTGAAGAAATGGTGCAACGGCTACGGTATGACCTTCTTTATCCAGAACGCCGATCCTTTCTATTTGACATTTGGATTATCGCCCAGACGGTCCGGGTGATGGTGCAGGGCAGGGGCAAATAG
- a CDS encoding capsule assembly Wzi family protein, with protein sequence MRIALFSFFLLSSLFTPGTASYGQRITQYSVEAGGMASSSQTPFWLRANQYGTVPLTNPLLRLNVNLHSEYQLSDSTGNRPKADWGYGLNVVANAGQSNQILLAEAYIKTRLGAFELYAGRRKEVVGLVDTLLTTGAYAWSGNALPIPKIQIGLTSYTPLPFTKGVISVLGAWSHGWFENSDRLVKGSYLHQKYFYARLGKPSWRVRLYAGFNHQVIWGGYADPNVLGPVVAVDGKLPSSLQYYPNVVFGTRGNDYQNDNNLTSFEDNRIGNHLGSLDLAADVDLNDWNIYAYRQFLYDDGSLFYGTNIQDGLNGLRVKNRNQPTGDAFFLRQITLEYLFTGSQGGPEFVIDDPKRRGRDNYFNHSQFVDGWTYFGRTIGSPFLMPRADVNPSLSTYSPAIANNRVSAFHLGLSALLFDKVDLTTRLSYSINAGTYDIPFITLPRQFSGLLNVAVPVNILGGASINGSIAADVGQLLPDSFGAYLGIRKSGFLGNKPARMRPYSATSKRSGYWPVNNR encoded by the coding sequence ATGAGAATTGCCCTTTTTAGTTTCTTTCTGCTTAGTTCGTTGTTTACACCCGGCACTGCCTCCTACGGTCAACGGATTACTCAGTATTCGGTAGAAGCAGGAGGGATGGCCTCTTCGAGTCAAACGCCGTTCTGGTTGAGAGCAAATCAATACGGTACTGTTCCACTAACTAATCCTTTACTGCGCCTGAATGTGAACTTGCATTCAGAATACCAACTTAGTGATAGCACAGGCAACCGCCCTAAAGCAGATTGGGGATACGGCCTAAACGTTGTCGCCAATGCTGGGCAGAGTAATCAGATTTTATTGGCTGAGGCCTATATTAAAACACGGCTGGGGGCATTTGAACTTTACGCTGGTCGTCGTAAAGAAGTTGTAGGTTTAGTCGATACGTTGCTGACAACTGGTGCCTATGCCTGGTCGGGTAACGCGCTGCCCATTCCAAAAATACAAATTGGTTTAACCTCTTATACGCCACTTCCATTTACAAAAGGTGTTATTTCTGTATTGGGAGCCTGGTCACATGGGTGGTTTGAAAACTCAGACCGGTTGGTAAAAGGATCCTATTTGCATCAAAAGTACTTTTATGCAAGGTTAGGTAAACCATCGTGGCGGGTTCGTTTATACGCAGGTTTTAATCATCAGGTAATCTGGGGAGGGTACGCCGATCCCAATGTGTTAGGGCCTGTAGTAGCCGTAGACGGAAAACTTCCATCGAGTTTACAGTATTATCCCAATGTTGTATTTGGTACACGCGGGAATGATTATCAAAACGACAATAATCTCACTTCCTTTGAGGACAATCGCATTGGTAACCATCTAGGATCACTCGATCTAGCAGCCGACGTTGACCTGAATGATTGGAATATTTATGCCTATCGGCAATTCCTATATGATGATGGTTCCTTGTTTTACGGCACTAACATACAGGATGGCTTGAATGGCTTACGTGTCAAAAATCGGAATCAGCCGACGGGAGACGCGTTTTTTCTGAGACAAATTACCTTGGAATATCTCTTTACTGGCAGTCAGGGTGGGCCCGAATTTGTTATCGACGATCCGAAACGCCGTGGTCGCGATAATTATTTTAACCATAGCCAGTTTGTCGATGGGTGGACTTATTTTGGCCGTACCATCGGTAGTCCTTTCTTGATGCCAAGGGCAGATGTGAACCCTAGTTTATCCACGTATAGCCCCGCTATTGCCAACAATCGGGTTAGTGCGTTCCACCTTGGCTTAAGTGCTTTGCTGTTCGACAAGGTGGATTTGACCACACGATTGTCATACAGCATCAACGCCGGAACCTACGATATACCTTTTATAACATTACCCCGTCAATTTTCCGGCTTGTTAAACGTCGCCGTGCCTGTCAATATACTGGGTGGTGCCAGCATCAATGGCTCTATTGCTGCCGACGTTGGGCAACTACTACCCGACAGTTTTGGCGCTTATCTGGGTATACGTAAGTCAGGTTTCTTAGGGAATAAACCGGCTCGGATGAGACCATATAGTGCGACCAGCAAGCGTTCAGGGTATTGGCCAGTGAATAATCGGTAG